The Xiphophorus hellerii strain 12219 chromosome 3, Xiphophorus_hellerii-4.1, whole genome shotgun sequence genome segment TGTTCTGAAACCACACTTTCACCTGCTTCTCCGTTAAATCCAACAGCGCAGATATCTCTACCCGCCTGGGTCTGCAGAGgtatttgttaaaatgaaactccttctccagctccagGAGTTGGGTATTGGTGTACGCGGTCCTCAGTCTCCTGGATGTCCCCACAAACTCAGCAGTCTCTGGTCTCTCaggagaaactaaaaaaaaaaaaagcacaacatgTTCAGATACTTAGCAAAACACACAGTGCATTGGCGGAAACTAGCATAGCCTGGGAGATTTATGGGCTAAATATGATGGGTCTGCGTGGACAGGACAGGACGTAGGGTGAAGATTAATGAACATGCCAGTTGCTGGCCCGTGTAGGAGTAATCTATCACTCTCTATTACTGTCAAACATTAGCGCGCAGCCGCTGCATCACAAGCTAGTGCTCTGTTTGATGGGATTACACAACCCTAAATCAAAAACTGTGTTGCGGCTGCAGGGGATACCCATGATGCACGCAGCAGCTCTATGCGGAGACAACGAGGAGCCTTTTGAGGAGGAAGGTTATTAATCAATCCCGTCTTGCCTTGGGGAGAGAGGTCAGATGCTGCGGCAGCGGCGGAAGAAGCGGTAGTCTGGCTCCTCTTGACgcttttcttctccttcatccACGGGTACTCCGTGGGCAGGGACTCACCCCGCAGCGGACCGCAGCCTTTCAGAGCCCGCTTGCAGCGTGGGTGGACGCTGGGCTTCGAGCCGCCGATGGTCTGCTCAAGGGGGGAAGGAGGAATCAGTGTCAAGCCCTTGATTGATGGACTTTGAAACGCATCACCGACGGGGTTAGTGAGAGATGTCAGGCACTCAGCGAGCGAAGGCCGGCTGTTGATGAAACCGCTCTCTCGCCCGAATTCGTAATTcatctcctcctgctcctcgtTCTGGAAAAAGCGCGCAGATTCTGCGTAGAAACAGGCGATCGGGAATTAAAACGCTGTTTATTCTGACAGCCGTGTGGAGACCTCTGCGCCATGGAGTAATGCTTTCATGGAGACATGCTTGGAATTAGAGCGTTCCGCTTGTCACATGATTGCTTCTGCCCAATGACaatttaggtgttttttttcttcttctttttttttctctttttatcaaGAGAAGTCACCGTCACTCTTGTGATTGATCGAGAAGGTCTGAAGGGGACCGCCTCATTCTGgggttttatttacatttttcttttggaagGAGGTGGTGGGAGGGGGGGTCTGTTTGTTCGCCATTGCTCCTCTCCCTCCAAATCAATCCCTTTCAACGCCTCCGAAACACATACCAGCACAGGCAGAGAAGGTTGTAGAATAAATGATGCTCAGGGGCAAGCTCTACCCCCCAACCCCCAATTATTAATCCATTCTGCAAACcatgaaaacattattttattatgtatcTAATCAGTTATTTTAGTTAGTCAAAGATCATTTTTCAACCGCTGGACTGGATtaacagtttttggttttttttttgagaaatacaTTTTGCCGGCTCTTTAGTAAGATTGTTTTATGTGCTTTGTGTTCATCACATATTTTACAGGAAATGACAGGCCGGGCTTTGATTCACAACACTTTATTATGTTGACTGCATTTACTTATAGTTTttaataacatgaaaaaaataataatatattaatattgtaCATATATAAAGACACATGTACATTATACataatatacatgtatatattaTCTTACCTTCCTTACCTTACCTTatgcttttttccccattagTGCTTCAATGTGAATGTCTTGACCACATTCTCAAATGATAccaaacattttgtaatattacaGTACTTTCTAATCGTGGACACTACCTGTTAGTGGGACAAAATAACATGTTCTAACATACTGAAT includes the following:
- the hoxa2b gene encoding homeobox protein Hox-A2b — encoded protein: MNYEFGRESGFINSRPSLAECLTSLTNPVGDAFQSPSIKGLTLIPPSPLEQTIGGSKPSVHPRCKRALKGCGPLRGESLPTEYPWMKEKKSVKRSQTTASSAAAAASDLSPQGKTGLINNLPPQKAPRFSPERPETAEFVGTSRRLRTAYTNTQLLELEKEFHFNKYLCRPRRVEISALLDLTEKQVKVWFQNRRMKHKRQTQCKENRDSDGKYSAGLGDELEPAEESDEDCALLQKERSGLHQHTLTSQRCQNGHNDQDHSPPSCTEKNLKHLSSPAPICVSTIGPDNAQSAGPDASMQDYIFSSSSFFSSDSSQSPLPLSSVTFDLLSETLTTMDLQNLSY